The sequence TTGGCATTCAAATTGGCTGTAAAAGTCGGCCTAGGTCGAGGGGTGGGTCAGGTTTCATATGTGGTTGGAGGGTTCTATGTGTGATTGTGAGTGTTATATAGTATACACCGTGAAagtttctctaattttttttttcttctctacttAGAGGTTAGAGCAAATATAAACATTACactaagtgtgcatttgggaaGCGCATTTTACGCTTCCCACGTCTtgcgtttgtgtttttttttttttttagcgccTCTTGTATTGTTtatgggacatgaacagtgcatttagGCAAGTGAACAATGCAACGAGCGTGAAtagtaactttttaattttttttatatcattttcagcaaaataattggtatttatgaaaacttattatttaaagtactgtatataaaagtaaaagttagttaaaatagcaCAACAGTACCcttgaataataccaaaaagtgcaatgaagTCCATGACTAGTAACAAAAAAAAGCTGAATggtgaaaaattttaatttttcattggtatccaaacacacactaagagTTCGTttgggaacagcttatttagctgaaactgaaaacattttgctgaaagtattatGGATAAAATAGTACAATAGGACTCATGAATAGAACCAAAAAATACAATAAGACCCATgcatagtagcaaaaataaattgaaaagtaaaaaaaaactagttttttaagCTAATGCCAAATGCAACTTAAATTAGATAATGAAAAAGAGTAAGATActttatttataagaaataaaaaatagaaataaaaaaagtaactttgaaaaagaaaattcaatagttagaaGATGATAGATTTAAATCTCAAttgtttcttttgaaaatatcaaaaaagtACTCATTGAACTAAAAGATTCTAGTCACTTATAAGGAGATGACATTGAATTCCAAAGATTAGCAAAAAAGCATTCCCTGGTTGAGGTTTgtgataaaatatataaaaataataattgatgaaaTTCCTATTGTATCTTCCCTATTTTGACGGACTTAATTGACCTTGAAAAGCTGTGTGGATCCTGACCACAACCTTACAAATTCTATCTTTGATGTTTGGAAGTACCAACCTGCACCGTGGAACTCATTACCAATAAGTTTGAATTTGGTACTTTCAATGTGTTCTAGTCCAATGAGTTGTTAGCTTGTTTAACCAGTTTGGTTCCAGTTTgcgtcaaaactcaaaagtccAACGGACCAACCCATGACCATGATCATGTtaattaaaaacacattttctttttctttttcttcttttaatttttatgaatgaaaaatgaCTCATACATCGCGGAGCTATTATCCTGACTTACCCCAAATTTTATGGTGTGGGACCACCAAAACTACTTGGGACTatccaaattaaaaacacattctTAACCTTGAAGTTtggattgtttttattttcactatttccatttcaaattttttttttttaacgctTCATGTTTAATTCCAGTTTTATATTGATCgtgatattaatttttgttagtAAACTAACAGTTAAGTATTCTTCATGtttaacaatttcattaaatACTAATTCTAAAATACTGtgaaatatatgattttttatttgttgtagaGTGGCTGGCAATTGGCAAACACAATTTGGCAGCATATGTAAGAATTGAATGGCAAACAAACACGCTCCAGGACCCACACTATGCAAAGGTGCTCGAAAAATTTAATGCTACAAGGCAAAAGTGGCTTGAAAAATTTGTGACCGCTCCTTATCAGTTTGAGACTTTTATAGCAAGAAATAAAGATCATGCTTTAATATTCTCATCCAGTGCCGTCCAACCTAAATTCTAAAgacaaaaatcacaaattagGCAAAGGGTGTAAAAGAATACATTGATTTCGAATATGGAATTTGTATATATTATCCTTTCAACAAGATGTTGGGAGGATATTTCTCGGTCAGTACAGGCCTAATTCCTCTATGAAACGACAAATTTCTATTGTTATATGGGATGGTACATCATCAATAATtgttgagaaatgatatgtccacaatattttcacaacatttttacaacaaatcctaagtgacaagttgttactggttgttattattaggacaaaaaaataatcttagtgttaggttcaaatttgaaccaataataactaactatttatgatttgttgtaaaattattgtaaaaatattgtgaatatagcatCTCTCATTATTGTTTCATTGTTCTACCATGTGTGATGGGAGTAATTCATATTCCATAGACTAAAATGACAGCATCCGAAAATTGTGTTCCTTTTTGACATTCCCTAACAGGACCCGTCTTGTGATTGACTGACTAACCTTcgattcttttttttcttttttctataacTTTCCGGGCCTTCTGTTTATTTCTTTAAGGAGCTAGCATTAAACTGAAGCCGTGTAGCAGTGAAGGTTAAAACAATAAGGGAAGCACCAATTGAACATAACCTTAACCATTCTATTTAGTATCATTGTTTGTAAAAGGACATGAATGTGGTAATGCTCATAAAAGGATTATTCTACAAAACTTAATCATCATCCTAGCAGCTGATAGGTCCAGGTTTTCACTCCGCCTAGAGGTCACAGCAAGTTTCCTCTGCTTGCCCGGAGTGCTCTTCTTTTCTGATCATTTGATATTCGGAAATTGTTATCAGTCAAACCTTGCATGTATCATCACTTATTCGATCATGCCAAAGTTGAGGCACCAAGTCCCAAGTATGAACAGAAAGAATTATCGAAATAATGTGTTACCCATCCTTATGTCCCATCAAAGAGTTGTCAATGCGACTCACATCAAAGGCGCTCATTGCAGAGTAATTGCAATGGCAATGCACCACTGGCATGGAAGCCACCTCCAGTGTCTTCGTAGACAGAGGGGAGAAGGTGGTCTTGCCTTTTTACCCGCGCATGGGGCAATGATGAAGTAATGTCCATGAGGTACTGCTGCTGTTGAGAGAATGGCGTGTATTTAGGGCCAAGTACTTCTAGTGGTGAAGGGGGTGGAGGAATATGGACGTTGGAACATGGGATCCGCATCTGAGTGTCTTGCCTTCCCTGTTGCCAGCTCTGAACTTGGGTCATGGATGTTGAAGTTCCCACAGGCCTGTATTGAGCTGCCAGCTGGGCAGGCCAAAAGCGTTGATGCTGCTGTTGTTTTGTCAAGGCTGCAGGACTTGCATTAGAACCACATAGTGGACTGCCAAGATATAGAGGTAGCTGCAGCTGGACCTACAATCAAGCATTACaacataattttagaaattttattagctAACATGGTGAGAGCTGCAACAGTTAGCAacaaaatcataaatcataTGATAGAATGTAAGTTTCTGCTATTTGCAAGTTGGAGAATTTAGATGGGTTCATGTTACATAATTGGGCAATCCTATATTAACTGTCCTATTTGTTGGTCCCTCTATGTAGAGCTTACATTTGATTCTCTCATTAAGTGGGTGAAAAAGTTAGTAATTCCATAAAGTGAGATCCATCGAGCTACTCAAAACCTTGTAACAAGTGCAGGGAAAAGGACATAATATTGGGAGAGTTGCAAAAAAATGTTTAACTTGCTCTATTGAAATCTCCTcctacaaaagaaagaataaaaccTGATGTGCTGCTGCTGGTGCTACTGAAAGCTGATCAGAGTAAGCAGAGGAGGTATAGCGACTTTGGGGCATAGAGAAAGGCATGAGAGTCTGCTTTTGTGCCAGAGATTGAAGATAAGGAACTTGGAATTGTGACGAAGAATCTAATCCATTTCCAGCTCTACTAACACTATTCTTAGCTTCCACCCCACCCCCTCCAGCCGACAGTGACAAGAAATCAAAACCCTGCCAGCAAccagagaataaaaaaaaaattgtaatggaACTACAGAAGAAACCATTGGCAATTGCAATATAAGTTTACCTGCTGCTGTGAATTGTATGCCCCAGATGCCAGAGCAGCCTGGGGCTGATCTTGATGGAGCCGCTGGTGCTGAAGGCTACCAGTTTTAGCTTCAGATATATTTCTTTCAGTGGTTGAATTGCATACATTGCTAGGAGAAGCAATCGCATTTAATCTGTTATCTACACCTTGAAAGTTGTTAATTGCCATAAGAACTCCTAGACTCGATCCTTCCTGTGGTCTCAATTGATTAGGTTGCAGTGGCAACCTCTCTTGGTTCTCTTGAATATTTAAAATCTGAATGAGATGACTTATGTGAAAATGAGTGGCACACCTCTTCCATGGCTTTTTGTTGACAACAACTTTTGAAACCTGCATAGTTAACCATAAACTAATCGGATGCTTAGTATGGAAAGAAACGGAGAGCTTTTCAAAGTTGTGAACAACAGCTAAGAGAAGCATACAAGAtaaatattcattaattaaGTCACATTCACCTTTCCAGTTAAAGAACCGTTTTCAAAAGACCTGTGTCTGGGGGCAAACGTAGCAGTGTCAAGCCAACCTGGAATTTTAGCATCTGAAGACCTGAGACAGATAAATGCATTAGGAGATgagaaccaaaaataaaaaaaggttacaTGAATGGGTCAAAATCAAAGAGAATGTAAGAAAATTACTGCAAAAGACCATGACTCCCAACACCATGTGACGCCTCAGAAGACAAGCCTGGCCACAATGCTGGACCTTTTGATAGAAGAAAAAGTATGATAGTGTCACAATACAACTCCAGAATGCCACTTTTGCAACTGaagcaaaaatccaaaaaatatgaTAATGAGACCATCCAAGCAAGCTAATACTGTACCATTTTTCTTGGACTCCTTGATCACATTTTGTTGTTCTGGTTGACTTCCAATGGCTACGACCTATAAAGCAACCCAAAGCCACCTTTAACTTAAGATCTAGCTGACTAAAAGAACATTTAGTTAGACTAGGAAATTACACTTACTGGCCCCAGTGCAATCTCTGGTTTCACATCAATTATTGGGGTCCCTGGTTGTGCGGGTGGCTTTAATCTGCAGAAGCATAAAACACATGGAAAGAATTATATCCAAGGAGTGTCATAAATAAGAAAAGATAAGAGAGCGCTAATACTAAATAATCTTTAAAAACTACCCACCTAGTATCCAAGCTTAGATCAGAATAGCGCAATGGATTTTCATTGCTACTTTCACTATTAGCCAAGAATGACATGCTGTTTAGATTCAATTGATGACCAGAACAATCTGATTCCATACTAATTTTCTTGCTTTCGAGCAAAACAGGTTTTTCTTGAACACTGAGTTCATCCAAAGAATCTACTTTTGCAGTTTCTTTAGGTGAACTTTCAAAATTAGACGATGAATTGGCAGCCTCGGCAGTTATCAAGGGGGTGGAGCTCAAGTTGTCATTTGTAACTGCAGAATCTGATAAAATACACAATTTAACAGACCACAACAAAGAGAAAACCAAGACTTAAGATTGTAGAAAGAACTTAATGAAGGAACCTTCCAATGTAGGCATTGGGCTCTCCTTTGACACTGGCATTGCTGAAGGTTTTGCTTCCATAGATTCACTGTCTAATTTACTCTTCTCACTTGCATCATTGTTTGGGAACATTCCAGCCAATGCATACAAGGTCTCCACAACTTCTTCCTCATCCTTTGTTATTGGCCCAGTGACAGTCTTTCTTGGGAACTTGTCTGAGCCACATtgtttctacaaaaaaaaaaaaaatccaagtatattaaaattcaaattccaaatcaaaaaagcaaaaagaaaggaattttTCAATAGTGCCAAGATAGAGAGGACTAACCATGCTCAGCTTGGATTTCTTTGCTCCATTCTTTATGAATGATTCCACTCCACTGATTTTATGGTTCAGCTTCTTTGAATCTGGTAAAGGTTGAGAAATAGATTCGCGATTGCGCTTCTTTGTTGCtgtaaattcaaaaaagaaaattcccaaacattaatcccccccaaaaaaagccagcagtatatatatatatatatatatatatatatatatttataataaaaattaatttataaaaacttttgattcatTAAAAAGCTAAAGTATCTCTTTTAGAACAGAATTAAGCAAAATCTAAAACACCATTatactaattaattttaaaagaataacGTACCATAAAAGTTTCAGCATCAACATACTATTAAATAAGAATTAAATGAGAACATACAGAATCTTGTGTCtagaaaaagatagaaaaagcAAAAAGCTTCAGTTTTGCTTCAGTCCTAATCCAcataccaaaacaaaacaagaaacttCCCAGaacacccaccaaaaaaaaaaaaaaaaaaaaaaactactctaaaatttaaacttgAGACTCTAAGAGATTCaccaaattaaacaaaaacccaCTTCAAAAATAGGATTACAGAGACTCAGACCCCAATTatatcccccaaaaaaaaaaacaaaacaaaaaaaaggctaaaatcTTCCATTTACTACTAATTCATGACCCACATACCTGACCGTAGTTTTCTTGGAACAGAGGCATGATCAACGCCATTGCAGTCAtcaaaaaactgtaaaaaaaattttaaaaaaaaattgttaaacattaaaaaataggAGCAACAAGCTAGGACTAAACTTAACACAGTCATTAAAGATAATCGACCTTTT is a genomic window of Quercus lobata isolate SW786 chromosome 2, ValleyOak3.0 Primary Assembly, whole genome shotgun sequence containing:
- the LOC115974489 gene encoding uncharacterized protein LOC115974489 — protein: MDKARQMRRGASRFSLTRSHNNNNNNKHFSGSEDCVGGDFVVVHSERAKKERLRELSVAAGTITTSSSFDYQDCEMGCDHVSDNEDELHLEEEESSFSIIGSSKRFKVPKKFFDDCNGVDHASVPRKLRSATKKRNRESISQPLPDSKKLNHKISGVESFIKNGAKKSKLSMKQCGSDKFPRKTVTGPITKDEEEVVETLYALAGMFPNNDASEKSKLDSESMEAKPSAMPVSKESPMPTLEDSAVTNDNLSSTPLITAEAANSSSNFESSPKETAKVDSLDELSVQEKPVLLESKKISMESDCSGHQLNLNSMSFLANSESSNENPLRYSDLSLDTRLKPPAQPGTPIIDVKPEIALGPVVAIGSQPEQQNVIKESKKNGPALWPGLSSEASHGVGSHGLLQSSDAKIPGWLDTATFAPRHRSFENGSLTGKVSKVVVNKKPWKRCATHFHISHLIQILNIQENQERLPLQPNQLRPQEGSSLGVLMAINNFQGVDNRLNAIASPSNVCNSTTERNISEAKTGSLQHQRLHQDQPQAALASGAYNSQQQGFDFLSLSAGGGGVEAKNSVSRAGNGLDSSSQFQVPYLQSLAQKQTLMPFSMPQSRYTSSAYSDQLSVAPAAAHQVQLQLPLYLGSPLCGSNASPAALTKQQQHQRFWPAQLAAQYRPVGTSTSMTQVQSWQQGRQDTQMRIPCSNVHIPPPPSPLEVLGPKYTPFSQQQQYLMDITSSLPHARVKRQDHLLPSVYEDTGGGFHASGALPLQLLCNERL